From Sceloporus undulatus isolate JIND9_A2432 ecotype Alabama chromosome 6, SceUnd_v1.1, whole genome shotgun sequence, one genomic window encodes:
- the STARD5 gene encoding stAR-related lipid transfer protein 5 isoform X2: MLGINNEITISWRPSTEFHGNLYKAEGIIPAKPEDVFKCIRPETDGLRQKWDQNVKEVAVIETIDENICIVRTTTPSAFMKIISPREFIDVVLIKHEDDGTIASLASHVDHPLCPPQPNYVRGLNYPCGCFCTPAPGDPNKTHLISFFQTDLGGNLPQTVVESFFPSNITGFYSSLAKAVVKLLA; encoded by the exons ATGTTGGGGATCAAT AATGAAATCACAATTTCTTGGAGACCATCTACAGAGTTTCATGGCAACCT ATATAAAGCAGAAGGAATTATACCAGCAAAACCAGAAGATGTATTTAAATGTATACGGCCAGAGACTGACGGACTTAGACAAAAATGGGATCAAaatgtgaaagaagttgcagtCATTGAAACAATTGATGAA AATATTTGCATCGTTAGAACAACTACACCATCGGCTTTCATGAAGATCATTTCCCCAAGAGAGTTCATAGATGTGGTCCTGATTAAACATGAGGATGATGGAACTATAGCAAGCTTGG CATCCCATGTGGATCATCCGCTTTGTCCTCCGCAGCCGAATTATGTGCGAGGGCTTAATTATCCCTGTGGCTGCTTCTGCACTCCTGCCCCAGG GGACCCCAATAAGACTCATCTCATCAGTTTCTTTCAGACTGATCTAGGTGGTAACCTCCCACAGACGGTTGTTGAATCCTTCTTTCCAAGCAACATAACTGGTTTTTACAGCAGCCTGGCCAAAGCAGTGGTAAAGCTATTAGCATAA
- the TMC3 gene encoding transmembrane channel-like protein 3, with amino-acid sequence MPTGAGPSPTKNTRACKRSKTLKRHASIYAYPEPPGSNSDDDKGDEKVDSNDPEQIFQNIQFQKEIMANICCRPWPMRQKLRALRQAKEIVLKYEGRLTRTRGYQAAGAELWRKFVRLAYNFMVIFIPWEMRIKKIESHFGSGVASYFIFLRWLFGINIVLTVMTGAFVVLPEILAGDPFGTTPSKRIPDDQLKSAQDLDTIWSLGGYLQYSVLFYGYYGQARKIGTAGYRLPLAYFLVGMAVFAYSFIILLKKMAKNSRMSLASASDENYTFCWRVFCAWDYLIGNPEAAESKSAAIVNSIREAILEEQEKKKSTNVAVTISLRIIANILVLLSLAGSIYIIYFVVDRSQKLERMKKELTLWEKNEVSVVVSLITMLAPSAFELVAALEMYHPRTTLRFQLARVLVLYLGNLYSLIIALLDKVDSMSVIESEVHKNGNSTLEAARFLATQMVLGYNFSTTIPHKQTMNSTFHFVENRTHRNTVPAILDMTNNTAPSESSTQSHQSQCWETYVGQEMLKLSIIDMLFTVASILLIDFFRGLFVRYLSDCWCWDLESKFPEYGEFKIAENVLHLVYNQGMIWMGAFFSPCLPAFNVLKLIGLMYLRSWAVLTCNVPHQQVFRASRSNNFYLAMLLFMLFLCMLPTIFAIARYKPSLNCGPFSGQEKIYDIVSETIKADFPVWFNKVMTYVSSPVVVLPALLLLFMLIYYLQSIARSLKFTNNQLRMQIQNERMEDKKKVVQMAAVRIQTTEDNDKRPELENNGQESSIRSSTPGKNGSVVNFESPKGRQIPTISQSVPQPEIPKPVSPTLGSSTSVASVPVAPIPITPSLPTPSVPTGENSRTESVPKRYPSVHGSASDLCRAKAYTPIKFKKRVDVHSEPLFRKSIRHINPEARSAARVPSFAGHRAHTARYFIVNEHEPPMKIFRSNTRVPKNYRMDESGNVVEVYPRNLRRYMVRTPHRVYSTHFSDDEEEDELRRSMANRSHRPRSLSDLRAAPRFYIGECADSQILNNKALAKMHHKSWEDGFGLAFDQPPHTHRKILMKNIDLDQPYPERHMKPKSKHKPEPSPTESDSISSSDQPNCNDQYIQVIHSKVKYPSGGKLIRKKSKTAVDLNVAEANELICSNV; translated from the exons ATGCCAACAGGAGCTGGACCATCGCCAACAAAAAACACCAGAGCCTGCAAGAGGTCTAAAACTTTAAAACGCCACGCTAGCATCTATGCCTACCCAGAACCACCTGGAAG TAATTCAGATGATGATAAGGGAGACGAAAAGGTTGACAGCAATGACCCAGAGCAGATCTTCCAGAACATACAGTTTCAGAAGGAGATCATGGCTAATATCTGTTGCAGACCGTGGCCCATGCGGCAGAAACTCAGGGCACTAAG ACAAGCTAAAGAAATTGTGTTGAAGTATGAAGGTCGGCTGACTCGGACAAGAGGCTACCAGGCAGCGGGAGCAGAG CTCTGGCGTAAATTTGTTCGTCTTGCATACAACTTTATGGTCATCTTTATTCCATGGGAAATGAGAATCAAGAAAATTGAAA gtcaTTTTGGCTCTGGAGTTGCATCTTACTTCATTTTTTTGAGATGGTTGTTTGGTATCAATATTGTCCTCACCGTCATGACAGGAGCCTTTGTTGTTTTACCAGAG ATCCTGGCTGGAGACCCTTTTGGAACTACTCCCAGCAAACGCATCCCTGATGATCAACTTAAATCAGCACAAGATTTGGATACCATCTGGTCTTTGGGG ggTTATCTTCAGTACTCGGTTTTATTCTATGGCTACTATGGTCAGGCGAGGAAGATTGGAACAGCTGGTTATCGACTGCCACTTGCATACTTTCTTGTTGGGATGGCTGTCTTTGCATACAGCTTCATTATccttttaaagaa gatGGCTAAAAATTCAAGAATGAGCCTAGCAAGTGCTTCGGATGAAAATTATACATTTTGCTGGAGGGTGTTCTGTGCCTGGGATTATCTTATTGGCAACCCAGAAGCTGCAGAGAGCAAATCTGCTGCCATAGTTAACAGCATCAGG GAAGCTATATTGGAAgaacaagagaagaagaaaagcacaAACGT GGCAGTGACAATCAGTTTAAGGATCATTGCAAATATCCTTGTGCTTCTTTCGCTTGCTGGAAGCATTTATATCATTTACTTTGTGGTGGATCGGTCCCAGAAGTTAGAGCGGATGAAAAAGGAGCTGACTCTCTGGGAGAAAAATGAA GTGAGTGTTGTTGTCTCACTCATCACAATGCTTGCCCCTTCTGCCTTTGAATTAGTAGCTGCTTTGGAGATGTACCATCCGCGAACAACTTTACGCTTTCAGCTTGCCAG AGTTCTTGTCTTATATCTGGGAAATCTCTACAGCTTAATCATTGCGCTTCTGGAcaaagttgatagcatgagcgtCATT GAATCTGAAGTTCACAAAAATGGAAACAGCACTTTGGAAGCCGCCAGATTCTTAGCTACTCAAATGGTTTTGGGATACAACTTTTCTACAACTATTCCCCATAAGCAAACAATGAACAGCACATTTCATTTTGTTGAGAACCGCACTCATAGGAATACTGTACCAGCTATCCTGGATATGACAAACAACACAGCACCTTCTGAATCCAGCACCCAGAGTCACCAGAGTCAATGCTGGGAGACCTATGTCGGTCAA GAAATGTTGAAACTGTCCATCATTGATATGCTGTTCACGGTGGCAAGTATCTTGTTGATTGACTTCTTCCGCGGACTATTTGTTCGATACTTAAGTGATTGTTGGTGCTGGGATTTGGAAAGCAAGTTT CCAGAATATGGAGAATTCAAAATAGCggaaaatgttttgcatttggtCTACAATCAAGGGATGATTTG gatGGGGGCATTCTTTTCACCTTGCCTCCCAGCATTCAATGTTCTCAAACTGATAGGACTTATGTACCTCCGGAGCTGGGCAGTATTAACATGCAATGTACCTCATCAGCAAGTCTTTCGAGCGTCAAG ATCTAATAACTTCTACTTGGCTATGCTGCTCTTCATGCTGTTCTTGTGCATGCTCCCAACCATATTTGCAATTGCCCGTTATAAGCCATCACTAAACTGTGGGCCATTCAG tggaCAAGAAAAAATATATGACATTGTGTCTGAAACCATCAAAGCCGACTTTCCTGTCTGGTTCAACAAAGTGATGACTTACGTGAGCAGTCCTGTGGTGGTCCTACCAGCTTTATTACTTCTCTT CATGCTAATTTATTATCTGCAGAGTATTGCAAGATCATTAAAATTCACAAACAATCAACTAAGGATGCAGATTCAGAAT gaaagaatggaagACAAGAAAAAAGTGGTCCAAATGGCAGCAG TGAGAATCCAAACCACGGAAGATAATGACAAAAGACCAGAGCTGGAAAACAATGGCCAGGAGTCTTCAATTCGGTCCTCAACACCTGGGAAGAATGGCAGTGTGGTGAATTTTGAATCTCCCAAAGGCAGGCAAATACCAACAATTTCTCAGTCTGTTCCACAACCTGAAATACCAAAGCCAGTCAGCCCAACCCTAGGAAGTTCAACCTCAGTGGCTTCTGTACCTGTAGCTCCGATACCCATCACTCCTTCCCTTCCAACACCTTCTGTCCCAACTGGAGAGAATTCCAGAACAGAATCAGTTCCTAAAAG ATATCCTAGTGTGCATGGAAGTGCAAGTGACCTCTGCAGAGCCAAGGCTTACACCCCCATAAAGTTCAAGAAACGTGTAGATGTTCATTCAGAACCCCTATTTAGGAAGAGCATTCGGCACATAAACCCAGAAGCTCGCAGCGCTGCCCGAGTTCCTTCTTTTGCAGGCCACAGAGCCCACACAGCCAGGTATTTTATAGTCAATGAGCATGAGCCACCCATGAAAATCTTCCGCTCAAACACACGGGTGCCAAAGAATTATCGAATGGATGAGTCTGGCAATGTAGTGGAGGTGTATCCAAGAAACCTGCGAAGATACATGGTTCGGACACCACATAGAGTATACTCAACACATTTTAgtgatgatgaagaagaggatGAGTTAAGGAGATCTATGGCCAATAGATCTCATCGTCCACGGTCGCTCTCTGATCTCCGAGCAGCACCTCGCTTCTACATTGGTGAGTGTGCTGACAGCCAAATTCTTAACAACAAGGCCCTGGCAAAAATGCACCACAAATCTTGGGAAGATGGCTTTGGGCTTGCATTTGATCAACCCCCACATACCCATAGAAAGATTCTCATGAAGAATATTGATCTGGATCAGCCCTACCCAGAACGCCACATGAAACCTAAGTCCAAACACAAGCCTGAACCATCTCCAACTGAGTCAGACTCTATTTCTAGTAGTGACCAGCCAAATTGCAATGATCAGTATATCCAGGTCATTCACAGTAAAGTGAAGTATCCATCTGGGGGGAAATTAATAAGGAAGAAATCCAAGACTGCTGTTGATTTAAATGTGGCTGAAGCTAATGAACTGATATGCTCAAATGTCTAG
- the STARD5 gene encoding stAR-related lipid transfer protein 5 isoform X1 translates to MGSPAASLALWTAERMQGYRRDPPGSWRSSKASNEITISWRPSTEFHGNLYKAEGIIPAKPEDVFKCIRPETDGLRQKWDQNVKEVAVIETIDENICIVRTTTPSAFMKIISPREFIDVVLIKHEDDGTIASLASHVDHPLCPPQPNYVRGLNYPCGCFCTPAPGDPNKTHLISFFQTDLGGNLPQTVVESFFPSNITGFYSSLAKAVVKLLA, encoded by the exons ATGGGCTCCCCTGCAGCATCCCTGGCCCTCTGGACGGCGGAGAGGATGCAGGGCTACCGCAGGGACCCCCCGGGATCCTGGCGCAGCTCCAAAGCCtcg AATGAAATCACAATTTCTTGGAGACCATCTACAGAGTTTCATGGCAACCT ATATAAAGCAGAAGGAATTATACCAGCAAAACCAGAAGATGTATTTAAATGTATACGGCCAGAGACTGACGGACTTAGACAAAAATGGGATCAAaatgtgaaagaagttgcagtCATTGAAACAATTGATGAA AATATTTGCATCGTTAGAACAACTACACCATCGGCTTTCATGAAGATCATTTCCCCAAGAGAGTTCATAGATGTGGTCCTGATTAAACATGAGGATGATGGAACTATAGCAAGCTTGG CATCCCATGTGGATCATCCGCTTTGTCCTCCGCAGCCGAATTATGTGCGAGGGCTTAATTATCCCTGTGGCTGCTTCTGCACTCCTGCCCCAGG GGACCCCAATAAGACTCATCTCATCAGTTTCTTTCAGACTGATCTAGGTGGTAACCTCCCACAGACGGTTGTTGAATCCTTCTTTCCAAGCAACATAACTGGTTTTTACAGCAGCCTGGCCAAAGCAGTGGTAAAGCTATTAGCATAA